The Strix aluco isolate bStrAlu1 chromosome 29, bStrAlu1.hap1, whole genome shotgun sequence nucleotide sequence GCACCACCCTGCTCCCCCAGAACCACTGTCTGCAGGGGGTCAAAGTGTACGAGGACGAGCTGAAAGGTACGGCCTGGCCCGCACCGCTCGGCGGCGTCAGGAGCAAAGGGCAGGGGACGAGGGAGCAGCCGCCTGAGCATCCCGGTGGGCGCCGGgactgggaagggctggggcCGCTCCGGCCATTCTCGCCGGCCCCAATCCTGCCCGGCGTGGGACCTGTCCCGGCGAGGTGGTGTAGATGGTCCCGACGGGCCAGGCCTGGTTTGCACGTCACGACCCTGCGCCGctggagagcagagaagaggatCTGCCCCGTCCAAGACTTGGGAGCCCGTCCCACAGGCGGGGaacgcggcaccggcaccgcgtcGGCCCGACGTGCCCAGGCTGGCGGAGGGCAGCGAGGCCACCGGGCGCAGAGGAGGAGCAGCGATAGGGACAGTCCCTGCTTCTGGGAACCTCTGGGGACCTGCTGCGAAGGGTCTGGTGACAGCCGAGGGATGGCCGCGTCGGCGGCAAGAACCAGCCGTGGAGCCGGGGCAACATTACTGGGGACTGTGGTGGCCAAGCGGACCGATGGCCTCTCCACGGAAACTGCGCTGCAGCAGCAGCCGGCCCCATCCAATACCCTCAGCGTGGCCCTGGCCACGCCACACTGGCCTTCAGGAGCCGCCTGGCTCGTCCCCCCACTGCTCTGGGACCCCCGGCTCCAGGGACGGGCCAAGGAGCCGCCTCGGGGCAGCCGCGCGTTGGTCCCGGCCGGGCTGGCCCTGCCCAGGCTGGTTGTCGTCCATCGCTCCATCGACCGGCTGCCGAGGCCGCTGCGCCGATCGTCGCCTGGTGCCCCCGGTCAAGTGGAAAACACGATGAGGCGGAGGCGGCTCTCGCCATGACGCACGTCAGCGCCGCAACGGCCACGTCAAAGCGTGCCAGAGGCGGAAGAGCCCAGCACGGGGCCCCCGGGTGCCAGGGGCAGCGGGACACGGCGGGATGCGGCAGGACACGGGGGACGCGGTGGGGCAGCGCCGGCCGAGCGCTCACTGGGGTCTTACAGAGGCAGCGGGGACCTGCCGCAGAGCGTCGTATCGGCCCCGGGCGCCAGCCAGACGCCGTCCCGCCGCGGCCAGCGCGGCCAGCTTGGCAGGCTGTCGGCAACCTGGCAGATGGCCGCAGCTCCCGCGGGGCTCGCTGGGTCTGAGGCTTCGGAGGTGCCAAGGGCCAGGAACGGCTCCTCGTGTTGTGCTTTTGTTTCGGCCTCCCCGTCTGCTGTCGGGCAGGGGCCAGGCGATGCTGGGGGGGTCCGGCAGCAGCTCCGGCCAAGGCGGGGGTCAGGGTGCTGCCGGGGGGTCCCGGCATCAGTGCCAGAgcctttggggagggggaggtgccGCTGCCCGGCCGCACGGGAGCCGGGTCCGAGGGGGTCACGCCAGCAGGAGCTTTTCCAGGTTGATTTGTGTCCCCAGCCCGAACCCCGCGTCCCGAGCCCCCCTCACCCTCCCTCCTCTTGTCCCCGCAGTGGTGCACGCGGTGAGCGCCGAGGACGGGGCCCTGCAGAATGGCGCCCACCCCCTCAGCTCCTCCGAGGTCGACGAGCTCCTGCACAAGGCGGATGAGGCCACCCTGAGCGAAGCCGCCGGGCGCGAGGCCCCGGCCAAGGCGGGCGAGGAGGCCGGCAGCGGCCCAGCCAGCCAGAAGCCGACACCACGGCGGGAGATCACGGGGCTGCAGACCAAGCCGCGGGAAAGCACCACAGTGCTGCCGCCGGGTGAGGGGATGGAGCCGAGCCGGGAGCAGCCCGTCACCATGATCTTCATGGGCTACCAGAACGTGGAGGATGAGGACGAGACCAAGaaggtgctggggctggagggcaCCATCAAGGCCGAGCTGGTGGTGATCGAGGACGCCGAGAGCAAGCCAGAGCCGGCGCGCAAGGACCACGCGCCGCCCAACGGCACCGCGCTGGAGCCCGCGGCCGCCCAGCCGCTGGGCGAGGAGGGCCCGGGCGGGCAGAAGCCAGGTGCCAACGCCACGGAGGCCAAGGAGGCCGAGCAGGAGACGGACGTGAAGAAGCAGCGCTGCAAGTGCTGCACGGTGATGTGAGCCGCGCCGGCCCCACGCCGagctgcccccgccgagccccctcTGCCCCGGCCCCCGCTAGCCAGGCCCGCTGCCCCGGCACGCCGGGCTCCCTCCCCCACCGGACACGGACCCTCTTTCTGCAGAACCGGGGAGAACCAACACGGCGCCTGCGAAGCCGCAGCAGGCAGCAGCGACCCGCGGCCGCGGCACCGCTCGCCCCGTCTGCTCgacgcccgccccgcgccgcacCCCACCAGCGCTGCCTGTGATATTTATTAGAGACCCCCTCGCCCCACAGTGTCCCCGCCCGCGGCCCGGCCTCGCCCTGCGCCGGAGCCCTCCTGCCGCCGACGCCGGAGCCTTGCCCCCCTCTCACCGGCAACTTCCCACCCACCGTCAGAGGACGgagccggccgggccgggggatCGGAGGACGCTGCTGTGTCTGTAGATGACTCCCGGGGAGCCGGCGGCCAGCGGGACCCGCACTTGGCCTAACCTGTGGCGGGCGTGAGCCAGCCCCATGCCAGCCCCTCTCTCTGCGCCTCCACCATCCACTTCTCCCGCGGGAAAGGCCCTGggctgtccccccctccccggctgcccacGGATGTCCCCGCTCCATCCCGTGCCCATGAGCCCCTCCGGGACGGAGTGTGTCCAGGCCAGGGAAGGCCGTTGAGGGTGACGTCCCCTCCACGATGCTCAGCCACGGTCAGGAGCTCGCAGGGGGGCCGTGGGCCACGCATGGATCCCGTGGGGTCGGCCGCAGCCTGTCCCGGGGGCTGTGGGTGGGAGACCCTGCGCTGCTCCCCGGGACTCGGCCCCCGCGCAGGAGCTCCTCGCCCTGGCACTCACGGTGACGGCTGCCACCAACCGAGTGCTGGTGCCGCAGGCTCCCGCAGGGCCGTTCCTCCATCTCGGCTGCCGCGCCGGTGTCACTGGGCTCTACTGGCCCAGGGGGCTGCGGGGTGTGGTGGCCGGGTGCCCGTGTCCTCCTGGGGCAACGGGGGTGGTGATGGCAGCGAGggaaggggagctgggggggcccATCCCCATGGGGACGGGGCTGGGTGGGCACTGCCGTGCCTTGGCGCAGCAGCGGGAGGGTGGCCCAGCACCATGTCCCCCTCCTGCCTCTGGTGCCCGGGGACGGCAGGCTGGCAGAACCGCTCTCTGGGGCCCCGGGCTACAGCATCGGCCCCCCAGGTGCGCGGGGCAGCCCAGTTCACCCCAGCACCGGGACTGGGAGCTGCCAGGGGTCCGGTCTCCCATGGGGGGTGTCCCGGGGATGCCGTGTCCATGCCAGGGCTGTGCACAGCCTTCCCCActgcccccaccccacaccccagcccTTCAGCGGGGATTTCACCACCAGCACCAGCGTTTCCTCCCCACTGAGACCTGCTGGggcaggtggggagggggggggcccATGGCAGCACCCgtgggtgctgagccctgccTGAACCCCGGGCGCTTCTGCCGCAGCAGCTGACACATCTCGCTGAGCCCACCTCGTGGGGCCGGGGGCACCATCCTGCCCTGCCCCGGCACGGGGGCTGCCCCAGGGGGGTCCCATctcctgccagccctgtcccAAACATGCTGGGCTCGgacccccagcctggccctgggctggggTTGCTTTCGTGCCCCGGTGCCCCACATTGGCTGCAGCCGGGCTGGCAGCACCCAGTCCCCGTGTCCCTGGGGCGCAGGAGCTTTGGGGAGGGCGCAGCTGGCCGGGAGTGCGGCCCCGCTGCCAGCCTGCCCACACCGGGGTCCCCGTCCCAgtgccagcagctccctgctgccaggGACCCCCCGAGTGCCCCGCGAAGCCTGTACAGGGCAGCCCCCCACACTGCCCAGCCGGCCGGGGCGCGGGTGGTGGAGCAGCCAGGGATGGCGCTTGGCCCCCCAAggccttccctctcccccacccccctcctgTGAGCAGTGACCCCCTCCATGACATCCCAGTTGCCCCCCAGTTACCACCCAGGCTGCAGTTCTCCCCCAGTGGAGTCACTGTAGGGACAGGGGAGGGGTCGGGGTCTGGGGGCCATGGGGGGCTCACGGTGCTGCTGTGCCGGTTGTCCCAGGGGGAGCCTggcccgagccctggccaggcacTGAAAGCCTCTGGGAGAGGCAGagttgggggaggagggggggtcgGGGCTTGCACCCCCAGGGGGGAAGGGGGAGCCCGTCCCACCTCTCCCACCGACGGGCATCGCTGGGGCCCCATCACTGCAGTGCCGCAGTGCGGGGGGCTGGGTGCTGCGGAGCGTCTGCCCCATCGATCCTGGGGGGCTGAGTCAAGGCACGTCACCCTCCGCCACCCCCTCACTGGGGaccagcaccccccaccccatcctgccCCGTGTCCTGCAATCCTCCCCCCCGACCCCAACCCCAAGCCAGGGCCCCCTCCCACCCTCGGCACCCCCTGCCCCTCGGTTGGCTTCGGCCCCAGCGCCGGCCCCATCTGGCCCCCGTGGCAGCGGCGAGCAGGATCGGGCCCCccggtgctggggctggcaggggctgagCCGCAGCAGCGGAGGAGCCCGGCCATGcgccccagccccatccctgccagcccctgccgccccccgcctGGCTCCGCTGAAGTGCACTTCCCGCACCCCCGTGCTTTTCACTTGTGCCGAAGCCGTTTGAAgtttcccttcccaccccccccccccggccccccccgttGTTTGTAAAACACCCAAACCGAGCAAATAAACTGTGTGAACAACCAGGCTGGCGCCTCGCCCGCTGCGTGGGGCCCAGGGCTCCGCACCCCGACGGGTGGGAACGGGCCGGATGGGCACAAGGATCCTGGGGATGAGGGGGGTGatggggctggaggtgggggtGCTGGGAATGAGGATGATGGGGAGGGTGGGGATGAGGATGATGGGGATGAGGGAGAGGATGATGTGAACGATGGGGATAAGGATGATGGGGATGGGGGTGATGGGGATAATGGGGATGGAGATGAAGAAGGGGATGATGATGATGGGGAGGATGGGGATAGGGATGGTGGGGAAGAGGATGATGGGGATGGGGGTGATGGGGATGAGGGTGATGGGGATGGGGGTGATGGGGgtgatggggatgaggatgatggggatgggggtgatggggttgggccctgctgctgcttccctgcccaggctgaggctcctcctgcccctgcccagaggctccccacagcccctccaGCCATTTCATGGGTGTAGGAGCCACGTGTGGGGACATTGGTGCTGTCACTGGGGGTGACAGAGCCccccctctgctcagcagtgTTCCACACCCTGTTCTGGCCTTGGCTCTGTCACCTGCCGTCACCTGCCATCCCCTGTGGGCCCCGGGAAGGCCGAcgccagcccagcagcacccaggggatCCCCACCACTGCCCTGCGCTGCCCAACACTCACCCACCATAGAGACCCCCCTCCCCTGGCAGCTCCGGAGCCAGCCGGCGCCGGGCAGAGGCAGGAGCCCGCCGGGGTCCCTCCCAGCAGAATAAACCCCCTCGGTTCCCCCCTCCTGTGGCTGGTGGGGCCCGGCCATGGTGACagccaggcaggggcaggggcagggacaggggcaggggcagggggttTTCACATCCCTGTGTGTCTGCGGCCCCCAACGCTGCCCCAGAGGTGTCTGTCCCCAGACTGACGGTGACACCAGGCAAGGGCCGTTCGGGGACACCCCACCGTGGCAGGTCCCCTGTGCCACCGCGGAGCCCAGGGCACAGGTAAGGGCAGCGCGGTGGGGATGCCGTCCCGTGCCGGCAGCGCCGTGTTGCCAGCCCCGGCGCTGGGGTGATGGACGCCCATGCCGTGTGGACACCGgccatgccagagcagctgggAGGAAGAGGCAGGTGGGAACTGGGATGCTGGGAGGACAGGGGAGCCGGCGGGATGCTGGCGGGTGTGTCCAGGCGAAGGGGATGTGGCAGCCTGGTCTCTTGCTTGTCCCCAGGGGCAGCACTGGGGTCAGGGCCCCCCAGGTCCCGTCACCATGTGGCCGTGGGTGTctgcccctccccagcctggTGTGGGTCCTGCTTCTGCCCGGGGCCGGGATGCCAGGGCTCGTTCCCGTGGCGGTGGGGCCCCAGCTCTGCCCGGTGCCAGCCCAGGGCACCGAGCACACGCCCTGTGGCAGGCGCGGTCGCTCCTCGGCCATCGCCCGTGGACTTTGTCTCAGCCCCACGGTAAAACAGGCTCCGCTCTCCCGCCCGGAAACACCGAGCTGCCTGGCAGCCGCGCCAAAGCTGCTGTCCCCGCACCAGCCAGTGCCGAGCCAGCACCCAGAGAACGGGGCCGGGGTCACCGAGGGGCCGGGCAGGGGGTAAGTGGGACCCCCCAGGCCCCCCGCAGCCGGGCAGAGGCAGCCAGGGCGAGCTGGGCTTGACGCCGTCACCACACTCGAGCCATCGCAGGCAGCGGCAGGGCCGGGAGGGGCTTTGCGGCGGGAGGGGCTTTGTGGCAGGAGCAGGCTCCGGCGGGATGCAGAGCTGTCGTGGCGGGGCCGAGGGGACGAGGACGGGGACCTCCTGCCCCAGACACAGGCACAGCAAAGGGCTGAGCGTCCTGGCACAGCATCGCCCGCCCGGCTGCAACACCCGTGCTGGGACggaggggggtgctgggtgctgggtgctgggtgccagctctgccagggtCCAGCAGCTGTGGCTGAGGGCACCGAGAGCATCACGGCTTTTACGGTAACAGCGGTGCCACGGTCCAGCCCTTGGCCTGGCAGGTAATGGGGTGCCTGAAGTTTCCGGATCAGGCGCAGGGGCTCGTCCCTgcttgggggggcggggggctgcttCCATCCCCAAGGGAGCAGGGAGCTGCCCGgctgccgggggctgggggggagcagggggccGGGGAAGGCAGCGCTGGGCTGGCACCCGCAGGGCAGAGCCAGAGCCACCACCGCGGTGAGGGCACCGGTCCCAGCCCCGCCTGCGCAAACACGGGGTTAtcgggcggccgggccgggagaGGCCCCGCCGTGTAAACAGGAGAGTGCCGGCTCCCGGCACGGCCTCTGCCAGCGCGGTGGCGGCCGCCACGTTCGCTCAGGCCCACGGGCCTCTCTGGGGAGTTCCAGGCCTCGCGGTGCTGGAGCCGCGGCCGCGCCGAGGCAGCGCGTGTCTGCGGGAAGGGACGTCGGCGCATCGCTGCGCCGTGGCGGTGCTGCCGTGGCACGTGGGTGCGGTGGCACATCAGCTCTTGGGTGCGGTGGCACGTCGGCACGGGGGTGGGTGGCCACGGGCAGCCGTCCAGGTGTGGGAGCGTGGGAGCCAGCTGTGGCGGGGTGACGGTGGCACAGGGGGGTTGGGGACGGGTCCTTGAACCGTGGCCAGTGCTGAGCCCAGCGCGGTTCCTGGAATTCCCCACAGGCTCGGGCTGAGCTTATCAGGGCCCCGCAGCCACCGCGGCCCCGTGGCCCCCACGCCCCGTCATCGCCCGCCCAGCCGCTCCCTGGCACACACGGCTCCGCCGGCTGCCCCGCGCGGCCTCCCCGGGGGTGGGGACCCCCGCCCCGACGGCTCCCCTGGACAGTAAGTGCAGCGCGGCCGGGGTGGGGGCGAGGGCAGCGCCGGGGTGGCCGTTCCCCCCGCCCGCAGAGGGCCCGGTCCCCGCGCAGGCCCGGCCGCAGGCTTTGCCCGCTGGCTCTGTCCGCGGGGGGCAGGCGGAGGGGCCGCTGCCACACTCGGCACGTCGGCAGCGCAGGCGGCCGTTGGCACGGGGGGGTGGGCGCACTGCTGCGGGTCTGCAGCCCATTGCAGgacccccggggcgggggggccccggACAACTCCCTACATGTCTCTTTATGAGGGGGGGGCTCAGGCCGGGCTGGCGGGTGCCGCAATGCCGCCTGCTCTGCCCAGTGTCTCCCCGTGGCACCTGGCTGGGCATGGGGGGGACGAGCCCGGGACCCCCGCACCCCCACGTTCCTGCAGCGCCGGGCAGCCGGGGCTCAGCCGGGGCTCAGCCAGGGCAGTCGATGGTTTCGGTGCTGCTTTGGGAGGGGCTGTGCCGCTCGGGGTGGTGCCGGCCGGGAACCCCGATAACTGCCCCGCTGGCTTCCCCCTCGCCACTCCCCGGTGAGGAGTCCCCTCCCAGCCGGGACCTCTGGCCCCTCCAGACATGATAAGAGGTGTGGGCAGACGATAGTTTTCACTATCTGGGTCATCAGGGGCTATAAAAGAGCAGCGGTGAGTTACGGGCAGGAGCACGAGGAGGTTACAGGAATTCTGCTGGGCACAGTGTGTTGGGAACGGGGactccagcagccccagctggtCCCTGGGGGGACCAGCTCCAGCAGCGAGGCTGAACCGCCCGGGCTGGGCacggggctgggcagcagcacgACGGTGGCCAGGCATCGCCCTGGGTCCGGCCCACGGTGCCCCAGGCAGCCCTGATGAGCcccaggtgctccagccccaggaAAGGCTTAAATGGCTGCTCAGCTGCTGGCCCAGCCGGGTCTGCCCTgggaggagtgctgcagctggccgggccggggggggtgaGCGCAGGCAGCTCCGTCACCGCAGCCGGTAGCGCAGCCCTGGGCTCTGGGCTGCCCCCCGCCATCCCTGTAGCCTCAGTCCCGGCTTTGCCGCCCGTCCCGGGAGGCTGCGAGCGCCGGGGGAGCGGTGCCCGGTGCCGACGTCCCCCTGAGCCACTCGGGCTCACGTGAGCCCAGCCGGGAGTGGAGGTGGCAGCGTAGTGGCTACGCCCCGGCAAAGAGAGGGAGAGGGTGTGCTGCTGGCCCCGGGGCTCGCCCGGCTTGCCCAGGGCCCGCGTGTGTCTCGCTGGCACAGGGGACGGGATGGCAAGAGCTGCTGTCAGGGGGGACCCACCTGCGTCACCCTCCCTCCCCCGGCACCGCCGCCCCATCCAGCTCTGGCCCAGTTGGCGCAGGAGGATCGACGCCAAGGTCAAGGCAGTTTACTCCCGCTTTGCGCGATACAGAGGTTAAAGTCCCCCCTTTTTATGAGCCATGAAACCATTTTTATGATCCCCGCTGTTTCAATAGCTCAGCTGCTCGGAGCCTCCTTCCCGCAGAGCGCAGGGAGGAATTCCAGGCAGAGGGAGACGCGGTGCCGCCGCCTCTCCGTGCCACGAGCTGGTGCTGCCGGTGGCCAGTGGCCGGTGGCCAGTGGTCCCTCCCCGCCCGGGGTGCGCGGTAAGGTGGGAGGGCGGCCGTGCCGGAGCGGGCAAGGGCTGGCGGAGGCGGGCACAACCGAGCTGGACGTGGCATCGCCCGAAGCGTGTCGCTGGGCTTTGCTGGCAGCCGGGGCTCGGCGTGGGACGGGGACGGAGGCGGGAGGGGGATGAGGCTTTGGGGCAGCTGGCACTTGGTGCTTTTGTCCCAGACCCGGCGCTTCTGGGTAAAGGGAGCGAACGGCTGCTGGGCCGTGGCTGGTTGGCCTCCGCGGTGGCTGTCCCCTGGGCACAGGACGGCAGCACCAGCCTGGGAGGGGGagctgcacaccccccccccccccccccccgccctctgCTCCTTCCGCTGCTCCTAAGGGCCGCTCTCCCTCCTGCTTGCAGGGCCAGCCAGGTCCTGCCCCTCGTCCTCACGTGAACCAGGAGCCCCAGGGCGGCCTCAACGCTGAGCAGCGTCCCCAGCCCAGGGCGAGGTCGGCAGAGGGTTGAACGGCGGCTCCTGCCAGGAGATGGACAGAGTCACCAGGCACCTGGTCTTCCAGCTCCCACAGACCTCACACAAGCACGACTATAACGATGCTCCCCAGGCCAGCGCgtgggcagagcagagggccGACAGCGATGACGACGTCTTTGGCCCTGCCCAACACAGCAGCCAGCGGGTGGAAAACGGCTACGGCTGGAAAACGAGGTCAAAGTCACCCTCATACTTCCTGGATGGTGGAAGAGATGTCTGGACCCCGTCCCCGGACAGGGAGTCCAAGCTGGAGGTGGTGAGGTCGGGAAGCCTGTACGACCTCAGGGCCTACAGAGGTGAGAGGAAACCCTCAAAGCTTTATGATGAGGACGAGCAGGAACAATGCAGGGTCCCTCCGCCGAACATCTCGCCTGAGAAAGCCAAGGAGCTGGAGGACGAGAGGAAGGAGGTCATCCGGAACCAGGTGATGAGGAAGAGCTCCACCATGGCTGAGAGGTGGAGCTCCACGGATGAGCTGAGCTCCATAAACACCAGCACGGGCAGCCCGGGCAACAGCAGGCACGCGGGCAGCTTCACCAGCAGCTTCGCCATGTGCTTCGACAAGTCCTCCTCGGGGAGGGCAGCGACGCCTGTTGACCCTGAAAATATTGACACAGAGCAGATCAACTTCTCCGCTGCTCGGCAGCAGTTCCTGATGCTGGAGAAGACCAACCCAGGCTCCTTTTTTAGCCCAGGGCTACAGGCCATGTCTCCAAAGCCAGAGTCAATGACAAAAGTCTCTAGGCAAGAGTGGCCGAGTCCTGAGAAGGCCGCGAAGGCTGCAAGAGGTTATGGTAACGCCGGTGCATCCAGCCAGAGCAGGACGGACAAGACCGTTTATCAGGTTTATAGTGTGTCCGACAACACACCTGCGAAGGAGGAGGTTTATGCTCCCAGAAGGGCTGATACTGAAAGGCCGTATCCCACCAGGAAAATGTCCAGCTTGACTAAAGCATCTTCCAGAGAGGACCTGGACTCTGGCTTGGGCGAGATGTATAACGAAGCCAGTGTGGGCTACGCCAGCGATGGAAGCGCATCCAGTGAGATCTTCAACGGCCTTGTGGGTCTGAGGGCCAGCAGCAACGGCCTGGACAAGGAGACGAAGATCAGCAACGAGACGCCCATCGAGCGGGAGATCCGCATGGCCATGGAGAGGGAGGAGAACCTCTGGAAGGAGAGGGGGATCCAGCGGCTGACCTCCAGCAGCGAGCTGGTGGAGATCAAGACCAAGCCTCTCCTCTCCATGGACgc carries:
- the MISP gene encoding mitotic interactor and substrate of PLK1 isoform X2 gives rise to the protein MDRVTRHLVFQLPQTSHKHDYNDAPQASAWAEQRADSDDDVFGPAQHSSQRVENGYGWKTRSKSPSYFLDGGRDVWTPSPDRESKLEVVRSGSLYDLRAYRGERKPSKLYDEDEQEQCRVPPPNISPEKAKELEDERKEVIRNQVMRKSSTMAERWSSTDELSSINTSTGSPGNSRHAGSFTSSFAMCFDKSSSGRAATPVDPENIDTEQINFSAARQQFLMLEKTNPGSFFSPGLQAMSPKPESMTKVSRQEWPSPEKAAKAARGYGNAGASSQSRTDKTVYQVYSVSDNTPAKEEVYAPRRADTERPYPTRKMSSLTKASSREDLDSGLGEMYNEASVGYASDGSASSEIFNGLVGLRASSNGLDKETKISNETPIEREIRMAMEREENLWKERGIQRLTSSSELVEIKTKPLLSMDASPSPGRKGKDKGHASRYVQREIEQETKREEDLKKQGRLLGMYDRGTQQELDERRRVFEQEEAPPQKPTPLRKADERRSWVNEFVAEQHTSHGPWPAEDTRGGRSLPSCAASTTRFQAAQPRCAASKKSQDQPLVSRHVSASASKWGSEDSWGGRLPSSTPSPAGTAVLPRRYFSFSFWKPKVSFVEDMGTQNPLRREDGREEQYRLRTWKPQTSALIDKEIQSDLQREEELQEQRRRRQLIDGYSLVSGDGVPQDGSRSRHSSAASGVSGSYSVSGSPVSTPAPHQVGVLGLVSSFTPLRVAGPSQGSTETLGPDSARSSPFEERRRRVKEDGKYAGIEPVDKINTEVVESTRVTRHKSTMAQRWEAGQYVRDDD
- the PALM gene encoding paralemmin-1 isoform X3, with protein sequence MEVVEPSTLQQERLQAIAEKRKRQTEIENKRRQLEDDRRQLQHLKSKALRERWLLEGAPASASEEDEAMKKQMQEDEVKTKELEETIQRLEKELETLENGTSAASTKENLAEAAAPAKEGQAEAVPNTQKSPLGTVKAEKVSGSPMKAVEGTDMMKAAMYSVEITVEKDRVTGETKVLSSTTLLPQNHCLQGVKVYEDELKVVHAVSAEDGALQNGAHPLSSSEVDELLHKADEATLSEAAGREAPAKAGEEAGSGPASQKPTPRREITGLQTKPRESTTVLPPGEGMEPSREQPVTMIFMGYQNVEDEDETKKVLGLEGTIKAELVVIEDAESKPEPARKDHAPPNGTALEPAAAQPLGEEGPGGQKPGANATEAKEAEQETDVKKQRCKCCTVM
- the MISP gene encoding mitotic interactor and substrate of PLK1 isoform X1, which gives rise to MDRVTRHLVFQLPQTSHKHDYNDAPQASAWAEQRADSDDDVFGPAQHSSQRVENGYGWKTRSKSPSYFLDGGRDVWTPSPDRESKLEVVRSGSLYDLRAYRGERKPSKLYDEDEQEQCRVPPPNISPEKAKELEDERKEVIRNQVMRKSSTMAERWSSTDELSSINTSTGSPGNSRHAGSFTSSFAMCFDKSSSGRAATPVDPENIDTEQINFSAARQQFLMLEKTNPGSFFSPGLQAMSPKPESMTKVSRQEWPSPEKAAKAARGYGNAGASSQSRTDKTVYQVYSVSDNTPAKEEVYAPRRADTERPYPTRKMSSLTKASSREDLDSGLGEMYNEASVGYASDGSASSEIFNGLVGLRASSNGLDKETKISNETPIEREIRMAMEREENLWKERGIQRLTSSSELVEIKTKPLLSMDASPSPGRKGKDKGHASRYVQREIEQETKREEDLKKQGRLLGMYDRGTQQELDERRRVFEQEEAPPQKPTPLRKADERRSWVNEFVAEQHTSHGPWPAEDTRGGRSLPSCAASTTRFQAAQPRCAASKKSQDQPLVSRHVSASASKWGSEDSWGGRLPSSTPSPAGTAVLPRRYFSFSFWKPKVSFVEDMGTQNPLRREDGREEQYRLRTWKPQTSALIDKEIQSDLQREEELQEQRRRRQLIDGYSLVSGDGVPQDGSRSRHSSALSLEAASGVSGSYSVSGSPVSTPAPHQVGVLGLVSSFTPLRVAGPSQGSTETLGPDSARSSPFEERRRRVKEDGKYAGIEPVDKINTEVVESTRVTRHKSTMAQRWEAGQYVRDDD